GCGGAATACTTAATCTCGTGGCTAAATAACTCCTCAGTGGTATGGCCAACCGGTTGCGAACGGGCATCGACGTCCTCGACAGAAAGCTCGACGGTGGCATCCCCGCCGGGAGCATCGTCGTGCTCTCTGCACAGCCGGCCAGCCAGGCGGAGCTGTTCCTCTACGAACTCACCGCCACGCGCGGGACACTGTGGCTCTCGCTCGACCGGACCGCCGAGTCGGTCATCGCCAGCATCGAGCAGACGCCGGCCAACACCGGCGACCCGACGGTGCGACACATCTCCGGCGAAGCGCCGCTGGACAACGCCGGCAAGCTCGTCTCGGCGCTCCCGGAGACGTCGAACCTCATCGTCGACCCGCTGGACGTGCTGGAAGCACAGGAGCCACACTCGCGCTTTCGCGCCTTCATGAACGACCTGCAGAACCACATCGTCAACACCGGCAGCCTCGCCATCGTCCACTGTCTCGACGGCCGGGAGGTGCCGCCGCTCCGGGACACGACCGAGCACTTCGCGGACGTGGTGTTCCAGCTCGATACCACGACGACCGGAGACGAGGTGGAGAACCGCCTCGCGATTCCGAAGTTCCGCGGCGGACGCGCCCCCACCGACATCATCAAGCTCAACCTCGTCGAAGAGGTCAGCATCGACACCAGCCGCGACATCGCCTGATTCTACTCGCGGCCGGGCCGTCGCTCCCTGTCCGTCGAGCCGAACTCGGTTCCCACGAGTATCAACAGGAACAGTCCGAGCGCGACGCCGACGCCGGCGACCAGCCCCAGTCCGGCGCGACCGGTCAGCACGAGCGTGCCGACGCCGAACGCGATTCCGGGCGGGAGCGCGAGGAGCGACGGGTACACCAGCGACACTCGCATGGCTGGTGATGTCGCCTCGCGCGTATAACGGTTCGCCCGTAGTGGCCGTCAGAAGATAGCAGTCGCTCGGAGCGATGAAACCGCTCGCTGGCCCACAGCACTGCAGAGCCGCTCGGTGCAGTTACTCCTCGGCGCCTTCGATTTCTTCGACGATTTCCTCGGCGTCGACGTCCGCGTCTTCCAGCGCGTCCTCGATGTCAGCGCCGCCGGCACCGCCCATGCCGCCCATCATGCCGGGCATGCCCATGCCGCCGCCACCGATCTCTTCCTGGACGATGATGCGGTCGATGTCGAGCAGCTGGGTGAGCTGCTGGGCTATCTGCTGTTTGCCCATCATCCACTGCTGGTTCATCGTCAGCTGGGGCGTCGCCTCGATGTAGAGGGTCTCCTTCTCGACCTCGACGGTCTCGTACTCGGGCTCGGACTCCTCGTCCTCGTCGTCCTCGCTCTCGACGAGCTGTTCTTCCTCGACGGTGTCGGTCTCGAACCACACCTCGAGCTCCATGTCGAGCATCATCTGGATGATGCCCTGGGCCTTCTCCTCGCGGTCCGTGACCTCTTCGAGGATTTCGTACTCGTACTCGACATCCTCGCCGGCCAGCGGGTGGTTGAAGTCCACGCGCGCGCGGCCGCCGATGATGGTCTCGACGTGGCCGTGCTCGCCCTCGATGTCGACGTGTGCGCCGGGGTAGCGGTCGTCCTCGGGAATCTTGTCCTTCGAGACCGTCCGGACCTCTTCCTCGTCGTACTCGCCGAAGGCGTCGGCGGCGGCGACGGTGACGGTGCCCTCGTCGCCGACCTCTTTCCCGTAGATGTCCTGCTCGACGTCGGGGAAGATGTGGTTCTCGCCCAGCACGATGGTGCGCGGACCGAACTCCTGCTGTTCGGTGTCGATGCCGTCGTCCTCGGCGACTTCCTCGTCGGTCGTGTCGACGAGCTGGCCGCCGTCGACGGTACGTGCGGTGTAGGCGAGCTTGACGACGTCGCCCTTCTGTAGTCCCTCCGCCTGCTCTTCTTCGGCTGCGGTCTCCTCGTCTGCCTCGGTCTCGGACTCGTTGCTCATACCCTGTTCGTCAGTCGTGGCACTCTTAAGGACAACGTTTCCCGGCCAGCGGCGGACGGACACTCCCGCTGGTAACCGGCTAGTACTCGCTTTCGGCCAGCAACCGGGCGAACTTATCGCGGTCGATGTTCCGCCCCGAGACGGGGAGGACGACCGTCTCGCCCCGTAGCTCGTCGCCAGCCCGGAGCGCCGCGGCGACGGCCGTCGCACAGGCCCCCTCCATGACGATGCGGTCCGTCGCGAACAGGCGTGCCACGGCGTCCGCGATGGCGTCCTCGGACACGAGCCGGAAATCGGCGAGCCCCGCCTGCAGGATTTCGGTCGGGAGCGCGAACGGGACCCGGGTCGCAACGCCCTCGGCGATAGTGTCGACGCTGTCGAGGCCGTCCAGCGTCTCCTCCTGCCAGGCGCGGTACACCGCGGGCGCGCGCTCGGCCTGGACGCCGACGACGGCGGCGTCGGTCATCGCCCCGAGCGTGATGCAGTACCCGGCCGCGGCGGTGCCGCCGCCGACGGGGCAGAACACCCGGTCGACGTCGGGCCGCTCGTCGAGGATTTCCAACCCCGCGGTGCCGACGCCGGCGAGCAACTTCGGTTCGTTGCCCGAGTGGACGTAGCGGGCTTCGCGCTGGGTCGCCAGCTCCTCAATGTGTTCGCGGGCCTCGTCGTAGTCCTCGCCGTGCTGGATGACCTCCGCGCCGAGTTGCTCCAGCGCGTCGACCTTGCCGGCGGTCGCGTCTTCGGGGACGCCGATGGTGACGGGGACATCGAACTCGCGGCCGGCCCAGGCGATAGACTGGCCGTGGTTCCCCGTGCTCGCGGCGAGCAGCCCCGCTTCGCGGAACTCCTCGTCCAGCGACGCGACGAGGTTCACGCCGCCGCGGACTTTGAACGCGCCGGTCGGGAGCGTGTCTTCGCGCTTGAGCAGGACGTCGGCGTCGAGGGCGGCAGAGAGGGGCTCGCTGCGGACCAGAGGCGTCTCCGGGAGGTGCTGTCGGGTGCGTCGCCGGGCGCGCACGACTGCCGGGACCGTCGGCGGCGTCAGGTCGTGGTACGGAAAGAGGGTCGTCTCGTCCGGGGAGTTGATCGGCTCGTAGCGACCGGCCATACTACTACCCGGGAGAGCGGACACAGTAAATGGCGCGGTCGACGGGAGCGTTTTTCACCGACCCGGTCCAGCCAACCGGTATGTACGAAGTCGAGGTCAAGGTGCCGGCGGACATCAAGGCCGTCGCGGAACGGCTCGACGAGCTCGGGGCCGAACAGGTCGATACGGTGATACAGACAGACACGTACTACGACGCCCCCCACCGGGACTTCGCCCAGACAGACGAGGCGTTCCGGGTCCGCCGCGAGACCAGGCAGGGGGAAACGAGCGCGAAGGTCACGTACAAGGGCCCACTCCTCGAAGCGGAGTCGAAGAGCCGCGAGGAGCTCGAGACGGGAGTCGCGGACGGCGACGACGTCGACGCCATCGTCCGGCAGCTCGGTTTCGAGCCGGCGGCGACCGTCCGGAAGAACCGCCGGGTCTACGAGGTCCGGGAGTACGCCGTCACGCTCGACGCCGTCGACGACGTCGGGGAGTTCGTCGAGGTCGAGCGCGAGACCGACGGCGACATCGAGCCCGTGCGGGAGGGTGCCTACGAGGTGCTCCGGGACCTCGGTCTCGACCCGAGCGACCAGCAGCGGACTTCCTACCTCGGTCTGCTGCTCGACGATGCGAGCGAGTAATCATTTCTCCGCCATCTGTTCCCGTAAGTTATAGAACCCGGCCAGCCGAAGTCGGGGTAATGACCGAGCGGAACATCCACGTCCAGCCCGCGAGCGGGCACGCTGTCGAAGACCAGGACATCGAAGTCGTAGAGCGAAAGGGCATCGGCCATCCGGACTCTATCTGTGACGGTATCGCGGAGACGGTGTCGCGGGCGCTGGCCCAGACCTACATCGACCGGTTCGGGACGGTCCTGCACTACAACACCGACGAGACACAGCTCGTCGCCGGGACCGCCGCGCCCGCGTACGGCGGCGGCGAGGTGCTGGAGCCGATTTACATCCTGGTCGTCGGGCGGGCGACGAAGGAATTCGAGGGCGAGCGCATCCCGGCGGAGAGCATCGCCCTCCGGGCCGCACGCGACTACCTCGACGAGCAGTTCCCCCATCTCGACCTCGGGTCCGACGTCGTCGTCGACGTGCAGTTCGGCGAGGGGTCGGGCGACCTCCAGACCGTCTTCGGCGAGGACGCGACGGTTCCGATGGCAAACGACACCAGCTACGGCGTCGGCCACGCCCCGCTGACAGAGACCGAGCAGATAGTCCTGCACACCGAGCGGGAACTGACCGGCGACTACGCCGCGTCCAACCCCGTCGTCGGCCAAGACGTGAAAGTGATGGGCAAACGCGAGGGCGACCACATCGACGTGACCGTCGCCGTCGCGATGGTCGACGAACACGTCCCGGACCTCGACGCGTACAAGAGCGCCGTCTCGGACGTGCGGGCGTTCGTTACCGACCTGGCCGCGGAGTACACCGACCGGGACGTGACGGTCCACGTCAACACCGCCGACGACTACGACGCCGAGTCCATCTACCTCACGACCACCGGCACCAGCGCCGAGCAGGGCGACGACGGTTCCGTCGGGCGCGGGAACCGCGCGAACGGTCTCATCACGCCGAACCGCCCGATGAGCATGGAGGCGACATCGGGGAAGAACCCCGTCAACCACATCGGGAAGATATACAACCTCCTCTCGACGGAAATCGCCCAGTCCGTCGCGAGCGAGGTCGACGGTATCCGGCAGGTCCAGATGCGCCTGCTCTCACAAATCGGGTCACCCAT
Above is a window of Haloarcula sp. DT43 DNA encoding:
- a CDS encoding methionine adenosyltransferase; the encoded protein is MTERNIHVQPASGHAVEDQDIEVVERKGIGHPDSICDGIAETVSRALAQTYIDRFGTVLHYNTDETQLVAGTAAPAYGGGEVLEPIYILVVGRATKEFEGERIPAESIALRAARDYLDEQFPHLDLGSDVVVDVQFGEGSGDLQTVFGEDATVPMANDTSYGVGHAPLTETEQIVLHTERELTGDYAASNPVVGQDVKVMGKREGDHIDVTVAVAMVDEHVPDLDAYKSAVSDVRAFVTDLAAEYTDRDVTVHVNTADDYDAESIYLTTTGTSAEQGDDGSVGRGNRANGLITPNRPMSMEATSGKNPVNHIGKIYNLLSTEIAQSVASEVDGIRQVQMRLLSQIGSPIDEPHVADATVVTEDGVAVGDVESDIQATIDEELADVTDVTRQVIDGDLSTF
- the cyaB gene encoding class IV adenylate cyclase, which produces MYEVEVKVPADIKAVAERLDELGAEQVDTVIQTDTYYDAPHRDFAQTDEAFRVRRETRQGETSAKVTYKGPLLEAESKSREELETGVADGDDVDAIVRQLGFEPAATVRKNRRVYEVREYAVTLDAVDDVGEFVEVERETDGDIEPVREGAYEVLRDLGLDPSDQQRTSYLGLLLDDASE
- a CDS encoding FKBP-type peptidyl-prolyl cis-trans isomerase, which encodes MSNESETEADEETAAEEEQAEGLQKGDVVKLAYTARTVDGGQLVDTTDEEVAEDDGIDTEQQEFGPRTIVLGENHIFPDVEQDIYGKEVGDEGTVTVAAADAFGEYDEEEVRTVSKDKIPEDDRYPGAHVDIEGEHGHVETIIGGRARVDFNHPLAGEDVEYEYEILEEVTDREEKAQGIIQMMLDMELEVWFETDTVEEEQLVESEDDEDEESEPEYETVEVEKETLYIEATPQLTMNQQWMMGKQQIAQQLTQLLDIDRIIVQEEIGGGGMGMPGMMGGMGGAGGADIEDALEDADVDAEEIVEEIEGAEE
- a CDS encoding RAD55 family ATPase codes for the protein MANRLRTGIDVLDRKLDGGIPAGSIVVLSAQPASQAELFLYELTATRGTLWLSLDRTAESVIASIEQTPANTGDPTVRHISGEAPLDNAGKLVSALPETSNLIVDPLDVLEAQEPHSRFRAFMNDLQNHIVNTGSLAIVHCLDGREVPPLRDTTEHFADVVFQLDTTTTGDEVENRLAIPKFRGGRAPTDIIKLNLVEEVSIDTSRDIA
- a CDS encoding threonine ammonia-lyase — its product is MAGRYEPINSPDETTLFPYHDLTPPTVPAVVRARRRTRQHLPETPLVRSEPLSAALDADVLLKREDTLPTGAFKVRGGVNLVASLDEEFREAGLLAASTGNHGQSIAWAGREFDVPVTIGVPEDATAGKVDALEQLGAEVIQHGEDYDEAREHIEELATQREARYVHSGNEPKLLAGVGTAGLEILDERPDVDRVFCPVGGGTAAAGYCITLGAMTDAAVVGVQAERAPAVYRAWQEETLDGLDSVDTIAEGVATRVPFALPTEILQAGLADFRLVSEDAIADAVARLFATDRIVMEGACATAVAAALRAGDELRGETVVLPVSGRNIDRDKFARLLAESEY